The following proteins come from a genomic window of Gallaecimonas xiamenensis 3-C-1:
- a CDS encoding DUF3185 family protein gives MKGKLLGLVLVVAGAGLAFWGYQESQTFNKTIAAELTGELDSRTMTLYIAGAVCMVLGLVGLLRK, from the coding sequence ATGAAAGGCAAACTCTTAGGTTTGGTGTTGGTGGTCGCTGGTGCGGGCCTGGCGTTCTGGGGTTACCAGGAAAGCCAGACCTTCAACAAGACCATCGCTGCCGAGCTGACCGGTGAACTGGACAGCAGGACCATGACCCTCTACATCGCAGGCGCCGTTTGCATGGTGCTGGGGCTGGTGGGGCTGCTGCGAAAATAA
- a CDS encoding mechanosensitive ion channel family protein, whose product MDWLDQDWLQRLASLWQLPLYQSGNATITLGQICIALAISVLGFMVVHWLTSRLHRRLGKRMGVNGAHVLHKLVSYLLYVVIILVALPFAGIPVTIFAVLGGAVAIGIGFGAQNLINNLISGFILLIEQPIRIGDTVELEDEKGMVEDIGNRCVRIRRTDGVHVLVPNSYFLEQRVVNWTLTEAHVRGIVTLGVAYGSDLGKVKAIMLAIAAQTEQLQKEPPPEVLFDDFGDNALIISLFYWVPARVPMELKRVASGLRFRLDEAFKAADIVIAFPQRDLHLDKVQVELLAGQGTSR is encoded by the coding sequence ATGGACTGGCTTGACCAAGACTGGCTGCAACGTCTGGCCTCCCTTTGGCAACTTCCCCTCTACCAGAGTGGCAATGCCACCATCACCTTGGGCCAGATCTGTATCGCCTTGGCCATCAGTGTGCTGGGCTTTATGGTGGTGCACTGGCTGACCTCCAGGCTGCACCGGCGGTTGGGCAAACGCATGGGAGTCAACGGTGCCCATGTGCTGCACAAGCTGGTGTCCTACCTGCTTTATGTGGTCATCATCCTTGTGGCCCTGCCGTTTGCCGGTATCCCGGTAACCATCTTCGCGGTGCTGGGTGGCGCCGTGGCCATCGGCATAGGTTTTGGTGCCCAGAACCTGATCAACAACCTGATTTCCGGCTTTATCCTGCTTATCGAGCAGCCTATCCGCATCGGCGACACAGTGGAGCTGGAAGACGAAAAAGGCATGGTGGAGGACATCGGTAACCGCTGCGTGCGTATCCGCCGGACCGACGGTGTCCATGTGCTGGTGCCCAATTCCTATTTCCTCGAACAGCGGGTGGTGAACTGGACCCTGACCGAGGCCCATGTCAGGGGTATAGTGACCCTGGGAGTGGCCTATGGCTCCGATCTTGGCAAGGTCAAAGCCATCATGCTGGCTATTGCTGCGCAAACAGAGCAGTTGCAAAAGGAGCCGCCCCCCGAAGTGCTGTTCGACGACTTTGGTGACAACGCCCTCATTATCAGCCTTTTTTATTGGGTGCCGGCCCGGGTGCCCATGGAGCTGAAAAGAGTGGCCTCCGGCTTGCGCTTTCGCCTGGACGAGGCCTTCAAGGCAGCCGACATCGTCATTGCCTTTCCCCAGCGGGACCTGCACCTGGACAAGGTGCAAGTGGAGTTGCTGGCAGGGCAGGGGACTAGTCGGTAA
- a CDS encoding glutaredoxin family protein, whose translation MSLKTHLKSGLVYLGIFAGCAGLGWAAVQLPHWLEPNYSTGDFSALQSRFDTPVILFGTSWCPYCAKTRDLLRQNQIPFHEIDAEGSADEQDAYRQMNTKGVPVLVIGDRKIDGYRPEAILEAYRHLQDS comes from the coding sequence ATGTCACTGAAAACCCACCTGAAAAGTGGCCTTGTTTACCTCGGGATCTTTGCCGGTTGCGCCGGTCTTGGCTGGGCGGCAGTGCAGCTGCCCCATTGGCTTGAACCCAACTACAGTACCGGCGACTTCAGTGCCCTGCAAAGCCGCTTTGACACCCCTGTCATTCTCTTTGGCACCAGTTGGTGCCCCTACTGTGCAAAGACCCGCGACCTGCTTCGTCAGAATCAAATTCCCTTCCATGAAATCGATGCCGAGGGCTCGGCCGACGAACAGGATGCCTACCGGCAGATGAATACCAAAGGGGTGCCGGTGTTGGTTATTGGCGACCGGAAAATAGACGGTTACCGGCCAGAGGCGATACTCGAAGCCTACCGGCACCTGCAAGATTC